From one Drosophila subpulchrella strain 33 F10 #4 breed RU33 chromosome 3L, RU_Dsub_v1.1 Primary Assembly, whole genome shotgun sequence genomic stretch:
- the LOC119553372 gene encoding uncharacterized protein LOC119553372: MKITQLLYILSVVIASIEAVEYLIRFETKKDKCLNPPRTARKVETVIGECQDEVRNKLVNEAYEILKEQVSHKQPPIDPHDDSIDFMWPSAHGASGGTSISHPSSPNHYEYLVYDEPEPHRHVARLMRNIRRLDVTSSGIYHPTLVPLEDKRIAGCLLHCVYAKNNAIDQKGWPTLDGLVHFYSEGVHEHGFFMATLRSVNLCLRTMTARYGVNRKELPKKGESCDLAFDVFDCISDQITGYCLDQYSKY, encoded by the exons ATGAAGATTACACAACTGTTATATATCTTGAGTGTGGTTATCGCATCGATCGAGGCGGTGGAATATCTAATTCGCTTCGAGACGAAGAAGGACAAGTGCCTGAATCCACCCAGAACGGCCAGGAAAGTGGAGACGGTGATAGGAGAGTGCCAGGATGAGGTCCGCAATAAGTTGGTTAATG AGGCCTATGAGATACTCAAAGAGCaggtgtcccacaagcaaccgCCCATAGATCCCCATGACGACTCCATCGACTTTATGTGGCCCTCGGCTCACGGTGCTTCCGGTGGCACTTCCATATCTCATCCTTCCAGCCCCAACCACTACGAATATTTAGTCTACGACGAACCCGAACCACATCGCCATGTGGCCAGACTCATGAGAAATATCCGACGCCTGGATGTGACCAGTTCGGGCATATACCATCCCACTTTGGTGCCTCTGGAAGACAAACGCATCGCGGGG TGCCTGCTGCATTGCGTTTATGCCAAGAACAACGCCATCGACCAGAAGGGTTGGCCCACCTTGGACGGCCTGGTCCACTTTTACTCCGAGGGCGTCCACGAGCACGGGTTCTTCATGGCCACCTTGCGGTCCGTGAACCTCTGCCTCCGGACAATGACCGCCCGGTACGGAGTGAACCGCAAGGAGCTGCCCAAGAAAGGTGAAAGCTGCGATCTGGCTTTTGATGTATTCGACTGCATATCCGATCAAATCACCGGGTACTGTCTGGATCAATACAGCAAATATTAA